One part of the Methylobacterium terrae genome encodes these proteins:
- a CDS encoding SidA/IucD/PvdA family monooxygenase, which translates to MLHGRFPSAAVDIVFRGHALKPSDSSPVINEDFHSGFTDFTDDRPGDRRAARVPAFRSTNCAVVGPDLLETLRQILYQQRVESGARPGRECRHRHRHDGPLRRREPAPILRRGRPRPDYERSARPALEPILPYPDVADLDRTYRIPPREDFEPHVYLQGAAEASHGLGDTLLSVLAVRSDEISRSLRERMRRTLA; encoded by the coding sequence TTGCTCCACGGCCGGTTTCCGAGCGCGGCGGTCGACATCGTGTTCCGCGGGCACGCCCTCAAGCCGTCCGACAGCTCGCCCGTCATCAACGAGGACTTCCATTCGGGCTTCACAGACTTCACCGACGACCGGCCCGGGGACCGGCGCGCCGCCCGGGTGCCGGCGTTCCGGAGCACGAACTGCGCCGTCGTCGGTCCCGATCTCCTCGAGACGCTCCGCCAAATCCTCTACCAGCAGCGGGTCGAGAGCGGCGCGCGCCCCGGCCGCGAATGCCGGCATCGCCATCGACACGACGGACCTCTACGCCGGCGCGAGCCGGCGCCGATCCTGCGGCGCGGTCGTCCGCGACCCGACTACGAGCGCAGCGCCCGCCCGGCCCTGGAGCCGATCCTGCCCTACCCGGACGTCGCGGACCTCGATCGCACGTACCGGATCCCGCCCCGCGAGGATTTCGAGCCACACGTCTACCTGCAGGGCGCGGCGGAAGCCTCGCACGGCCTTGGCGACACCCTCCTCTCCGTCCTGGCGGTGAGGTCCGACGAGATCTCGCGCTCGCTCCGCGAGAGGATGCGGCGCACCCTCGCCTGA
- a CDS encoding ABC transporter substrate-binding protein, whose translation MRVRRWLLSLLVGAACAGQTLPAAAQGSPFDLGPEQPGRVRAEADPAAIARIPKGARFVEPGVLTVAITPGGPPLGTYATDARTVVGADPDFAQLVADSLGLRLALVPVAWADWPLGLASGRYDAVISNVGVTEQRKEKFDFSTYRQGLHGFFVRAGSRIDGIREPRDAAGLTISVGGGTNQERILVEWSRRNVAAGLKPIDLQLFDDEAARLVALRSGRADAIVQPHAQLVFVAARDRDIRRVGTLSAGWPLTSDVAVATAKGSGLADALTQATNDLIANGRYGRMLARWGLEEEALPRSETNPPGLPKY comes from the coding sequence ATGCGCGTGCGGCGATGGCTGCTGTCGCTCCTCGTCGGCGCGGCCTGCGCCGGCCAGACCCTGCCCGCCGCGGCGCAAGGGTCCCCCTTCGACCTCGGCCCCGAGCAGCCCGGCCGGGTCCGCGCCGAGGCCGACCCGGCGGCGATCGCCCGGATCCCGAAGGGCGCCCGGTTCGTCGAGCCGGGCGTCCTCACGGTGGCGATCACCCCGGGCGGGCCGCCGCTCGGCACCTACGCGACCGACGCGAGGACCGTGGTCGGCGCCGATCCCGACTTCGCCCAGCTCGTCGCCGACAGCCTGGGCCTCCGGCTCGCCCTCGTCCCGGTGGCCTGGGCCGACTGGCCGCTCGGCCTCGCCTCGGGCCGCTACGACGCCGTGATCTCGAATGTCGGCGTCACCGAGCAGCGCAAGGAGAAGTTCGACTTCTCGACATACCGGCAGGGGCTGCACGGCTTCTTCGTCCGCGCCGGCAGCAGGATCGACGGCATCCGCGAACCCAGGGACGCGGCGGGGCTGACGATCAGCGTCGGCGGGGGCACCAACCAGGAGCGCATCCTGGTCGAGTGGAGCCGGCGGAACGTCGCGGCGGGCCTGAAGCCCATCGACCTTCAGCTCTTCGACGACGAGGCCGCGCGCCTCGTCGCCCTGCGCTCCGGCCGGGCCGACGCGATCGTGCAGCCGCACGCGCAGCTCGTCTTCGTGGCGGCCCGCGACCGCGACATCCGGCGGGTCGGCACGCTCAGCGCCGGCTGGCCGCTCACGTCCGACGTCGCGGTCGCGACCGCCAAGGGCAGCGGCCTCGCCGACGCGCTGACGCAGGCCACCAACGACCTGATCGCGAACGGCAGGTACGGCCGGATGCTCGCGCGCTGGGGCCTGGAGGAGGAGGCGCTGCCGCGCTCCGAGACCAACCCGCCCGGCCTGCCGAAGTATTGA
- a CDS encoding amino acid ABC transporter permease/ATP-binding protein, with protein sequence MPLASNVADLPAQVRAASPGRDFSRHRIVPARYPARTAGTVFAGLVIAGVLYSVLSNPRWGWDVFAEWFFAEPVLVGLGRTLLLTALGTVLGFLFGTLLALARVSGSPLLSGLAWGYVWLFRSIPLIVLLLILNNLGYLYETVWLGVPFTGITLASWQTTQLVTPFLAAVLGLTLNASAFSCEIVRGGILAVDQGQHEAAAALGLPRHRQVSRIVLPQAMRTILPTAFNEVISIAKGTSQVYILALPELFYTIQVIYRRNLEVIPLLMVATVWYLVILSVLSFVQRHIERYYARGALRNPPPSLIGTALERLRPAGAPAARSAVPAVPVPAGGVAARRGGEIRITGVSKSFGPLKVLDDVSLSLGPGSVTAIIGQSGSGKSTLLRAINHLERVDAGFIAIDGELIGYRQDGDTLYELKEADILARRVDVGMVFQGFNLFPHLTAIENVVEAPITVRGLPRARALAEARELLARVGLADKAESYPRQLSGGQQQRVAIARALALRPKVLLFDEPTSALDPELVGEVLDVIEELARSGTTLVIVTHEIGFAREVADQVIFMEGGRILEQGPPSRVLAAPDHPRTREFLAKVL encoded by the coding sequence ATGCCCCTCGCCAGCAACGTGGCGGACCTGCCCGCGCAGGTCCGCGCCGCCTCTCCCGGCCGCGACTTCAGCCGCCACCGCATCGTCCCCGCCCGCTACCCGGCCCGGACCGCCGGGACGGTCTTCGCCGGGCTCGTCATCGCGGGCGTCCTGTACTCGGTCCTCTCCAACCCGCGCTGGGGCTGGGACGTGTTCGCCGAGTGGTTCTTCGCCGAGCCGGTGCTGGTCGGGCTCGGGCGCACCCTGCTGCTGACGGCGCTCGGCACGGTGCTCGGTTTCCTGTTCGGCACGCTGCTCGCACTCGCCCGGGTTTCCGGCTCGCCGCTGCTGTCGGGCCTCGCCTGGGGCTACGTCTGGCTGTTCCGCTCGATCCCCCTGATCGTGCTGCTCCTGATCCTCAACAACCTCGGCTACCTCTACGAGACGGTCTGGCTCGGCGTGCCGTTCACCGGGATCACGCTCGCCTCCTGGCAGACGACGCAGCTCGTCACGCCGTTCCTCGCGGCCGTGCTCGGGCTGACGCTCAACGCCTCCGCCTTCTCCTGCGAGATCGTGCGCGGCGGCATCCTGGCGGTGGACCAGGGCCAGCACGAGGCCGCCGCGGCCCTCGGGCTGCCGCGTCACCGGCAGGTCTCGCGCATCGTCCTGCCGCAGGCGATGCGGACCATCCTGCCGACCGCCTTCAACGAGGTCATCAGCATCGCCAAGGGCACCTCGCAGGTCTACATCCTGGCCCTGCCCGAGCTGTTCTACACGATCCAGGTCATCTACCGGCGCAACCTCGAGGTGATCCCGCTCCTGATGGTGGCGACCGTCTGGTACCTCGTCATCCTCAGCGTCCTGTCCTTCGTCCAGCGCCACATCGAGCGCTACTATGCCCGCGGCGCGCTGCGGAACCCGCCGCCCTCGCTGATCGGCACGGCGCTCGAGCGGCTCCGCCCGGCCGGCGCGCCCGCCGCCCGGTCGGCGGTTCCGGCGGTCCCCGTCCCGGCCGGAGGGGTGGCGGCGCGCCGCGGCGGCGAGATCCGCATCACCGGCGTCTCGAAGAGCTTCGGTCCCCTCAAGGTGCTCGACGACGTCAGCCTCTCCCTTGGCCCGGGCAGCGTGACGGCGATCATCGGCCAGTCCGGCTCCGGCAAGTCGACGCTCCTGCGGGCGATCAACCACCTCGAGCGGGTCGATGCCGGCTTCATCGCCATCGACGGCGAGCTGATCGGCTACCGCCAGGACGGCGACACGCTCTACGAGCTCAAGGAGGCGGACATCCTGGCCCGCCGCGTCGACGTCGGCATGGTGTTCCAGGGGTTCAACCTGTTCCCGCACCTGACGGCGATCGAGAACGTCGTCGAGGCGCCGATCACCGTGCGCGGCCTGCCCCGCGCCCGGGCACTGGCCGAGGCGCGGGAGCTGCTGGCCCGGGTCGGCCTCGCCGACAAGGCCGAGTCCTATCCGCGCCAGCTCTCCGGCGGGCAGCAGCAGCGGGTCGCCATCGCGCGGGCGCTGGCGCTGCGGCCCAAGGTGCTGCTGTTCGACGAGCCGACCTCGGCCCTCGACCCGGAACTCGTCGGCGAGGTGCTCGACGTCATCGAGGAGCTCGCCCGGTCCGGCACCACCCTGGTGATCGTGACCCACGAGATCGGCTTTGCCCGCGAGGTCGCCGACCAGGTGATCTTCATGGAGGGCGGCCGGATCCTCGAGCAGGGCCCGCCCTCCCGCGTCCTCGCGGCGCCGGATCACCCCCGCACCCGCGAATTCCTCGCCAAGGTGCTCTGA
- a CDS encoding ABC transporter substrate-binding protein: MPTRRDLLAFLAAASTALLSDRALAQAIDLSPEQPGRVRAARDEEAIRLIAKDARFARDGVFTVANNTGRFPFGGYASDTKTVIGAEPDIAQLVADALGRRLEIVPTSWADWPLGVSSGRFDAVISNVTVTEQRKEKFDFSTYRKDLLGFYVKKSNPLVIRDPRDVAGLKIIVSSGTNQEQILLRWNDQNVKAGLKPIDVQYYDDDVVLYLALDSGRADAYLGPNALLSFKAAQEGRTRLAGNFSGGWPVLAEIAVTTRKGAGLADAITRAINTQIRNGNYAKALARWNLSAEAIEESRTNPPGLPRA; encoded by the coding sequence GTGCCGACCCGTCGCGACCTGCTGGCCTTCCTGGCCGCCGCCTCGACCGCCCTCCTCTCCGACCGAGCGCTGGCGCAGGCCATCGACCTCTCGCCCGAGCAGCCCGGCCGCGTCCGCGCCGCGCGCGACGAGGAGGCGATCCGGCTGATCGCCAAGGACGCGCGCTTCGCCCGCGACGGCGTGTTCACGGTGGCCAACAACACCGGGCGCTTCCCCTTCGGCGGCTATGCCAGCGACACGAAGACGGTGATCGGGGCCGAGCCGGACATCGCGCAACTCGTCGCCGACGCGCTCGGCCGCCGCCTCGAGATCGTCCCGACCTCCTGGGCCGACTGGCCGCTCGGCGTCTCGTCCGGCAGGTTCGACGCGGTGATCTCGAACGTGACGGTCACCGAGCAGCGCAAGGAGAAGTTCGACTTCTCGACCTACCGCAAGGACCTTCTCGGCTTCTACGTCAAGAAGAGCAACCCGCTCGTCATCCGCGATCCGCGGGACGTCGCGGGGTTGAAGATCATCGTCTCCTCCGGCACCAACCAGGAACAGATCCTGCTGCGCTGGAACGACCAGAACGTGAAGGCGGGCCTGAAGCCGATCGACGTGCAGTACTACGACGACGACGTGGTGCTCTACCTCGCCCTCGATTCGGGCCGTGCCGACGCCTATCTCGGCCCGAACGCGCTCCTGAGCTTCAAGGCGGCGCAGGAAGGGCGGACGCGGCTCGCCGGCAACTTCAGCGGCGGCTGGCCGGTGCTGGCCGAGATCGCCGTGACGACCCGAAAAGGGGCGGGCCTCGCCGACGCCATCACCCGGGCGATCAACACCCAGATCCGCAACGGCAACTACGCCAAGGCGCTGGCGCGCTGGAATCTCTCGGCCGAGGCGATCGAGGAATCGCGCACCAACCCGCCCGGCCTGCCGCGGGCCTGA